The following DNA comes from Spirulina major PCC 6313.
CCATGGACTTAACCCCGACTAGAGAAGGAAGAAGCCAGAAACCGGGTTTCTTGCATTGCCTCATTTTTCCACTGCAACCTCACAGAAACCCGGTTTCTGATCCCGGCGTGGTATGAGCATTGTTGGCGATTATGGGAACGGATGCCCCAAAACTTCAGCAGCGGTTAAATTGAATTCTGGAAAGTTGGGAGATGGGAGGCGGTCATTTTGGCTAAATGTTCCGACTTCTTGATAAAAACTATTCTGCAATTCTAGAATCAAAATTCTTTGGGTTTGAGGATCAACAATCCAGTATTCAGGAATGCCACAATCCTGATATTGCTGTCTTTTGGCAATATAATCGCGATGGCGTTGAATGTCTCCGGGACTGACAATTTCAACCACCAATAAAGGGGGGAGCATATCGAGACGGAGGGTATTGCGGCGGGTGAGTTGTTGAATGTGTTCTTCGCGAATAATGGTCAAATCAGGATAGCGGTTTCTGGGTTCGCCGCGTACTTCTAATTCGAGTCCCTGGCCTCGGACGCGATCTGTACCCAGAAGGGAGGCAAAGATAAAGAGGAGGCGGGTTGCAATTTGGACATTGAAGCCAGATTCTGGTGGCATTGCAATCAGTTCTCCATTGAACAGTTCATGAAGTTGCTCAGAATCATGCTCATATTCTAGGTATTCTTCAAAGGTATCAAACCGAGGTTTGGTGATTAACATAGGGAAGATTTTACCTGGTGGAAGATTGGCGATCGCTACTCATTAATTCACCGATAGTATAACCCGATTTTCCCTAGCCCACCAGAAACCGGGTTGTTTATTCCTTCTCGTTTTTGGCGGACATTTTGACAAAAACCCGGTTTCTTAAAAAAATAAAAAAAGGCGCTTCGCGCCAGGAAGAGGGAAAGAGGGAAAGAGGGTAGAGGGCTAAGGAGTTCTGGGGGCGACGACACGAAAACCGATGTCGAGGTTCCCGTCGTCGCGGGGGTAGGAGTCGCGATAGGCAGAACGGCAGTGCTTCGGGTTGGGGTACCAAGCACCACCCCGCAGCAGCTTGCTTGACGTTGATTTATTGTTCAACAACCTTTTTAACCAGTCTTTATTGTTTTGAGAATAATTGCCACTATCTATCCATGCTCTCCCATCTTTTGGTGCTCCCTGATAACTCCCATGCCAATCATCTAAGCACCACTCCCACACATTTCCATGCATCTCATGGAGTCCCCACGGGTTGGGCGCGTTTAAACTCCCCACCGGGATCGTTTTCTTTCGATATTCCCCTTTTTTGCCCTGGCCATAGGTGTAGTTACCGTCATAGTTGGCGACTTGGGGGGAGAGGGTGGGGCCGAAGTGGAAGGGGGTGGTTGTTCCCGCTCGACAGGCGTATTCCCATTCTGCTTCACTGGGCAGGCGGTACAGTTTCCCTGTGGCTTCGCTTAACCGTAGACAAAATTCGATACTGTCTTTCCAACTTACCTGTTCTACGGGGTTGTTTTTGCCTTTGAAATAAGCGGGATCGGCACTGAGGGATCGCACCACTTGGGGCAGTTGGGCGACGATTTGCCATTGGGCTTGGGTGATGGCGGTGCGACTCATGGCAAATTCCGGCACAATTACTCTATGCGAGGGGCCTTCATCATCTGATCGCCCTGCTTCATTGTGTGGTGATCCCATCATAAATTCCCCCTCCGGAATCCTCACCATCTCTAGGTTTAATCCCTTAGTGTTTTCCAGATAGCCTTGATTTTGTCCCTTTTGTCGTTGAGCAATCCCCCCACGTTCATTCAGCGTGATGATCT
Coding sequences within:
- a CDS encoding Uma2 family endonuclease, coding for MLITKPRFDTFEEYLEYEHDSEQLHELFNGELIAMPPESGFNVQIATRLLFIFASLLGTDRVRGQGLELEVRGEPRNRYPDLTIIREEHIQQLTRRNTLRLDMLPPLLVVEIVSPGDIQRHRDYIAKRQQYQDCGIPEYWIVDPQTQRILILELQNSFYQEVGTFSQNDRLPSPNFPEFNLTAAEVLGHPFP